From Deinococcus aquaedulcis, the proteins below share one genomic window:
- a CDS encoding tetratricopeptide repeat protein: MIDVATTWQQLCAALAGGDYDAAFGILEAAMREAKKPERARLALYLGHLHALYGDAALAELGAALREARTLDPARRDDPLYLALAAELDARTRGGEAAPPPQGVREGPDPVARFHALCALALSGKPQEALDVHVGSAELPQHLRWRLRSWEADAHESLGQSAEAVGLYAEAAHLASGMNRAVMLQEQAALHLQLGQPDAAKAALDQARPLYAARPSPDEAEEQGLNLATWHYLRAQALLNLGQPSGAHDMIREAARLEAQHGDPSYGVALVRGQVLTHLGQTEQALDAFAEALRLAGEGDRPYANHELGVALLDLDRPVEAREKLEAALSDPGYPYLPEVLADMAECDYRLGRLPEAQQEAEQALSQGAVIPASLVLGSVALDYFQLDDALDHYERVIREAAPGSRDWLTASQMAADVMAQQGFPNPAAAYAYAQQALSHTPESDDWHVTLQEHLRRAGEMLAQQGAQGGRTLN; encoded by the coding sequence ATGATTGACGTGGCCACCACCTGGCAGCAACTGTGCGCGGCGCTCGCGGGGGGCGACTACGACGCGGCTTTTGGCATTCTGGAAGCCGCCATGCGCGAGGCGAAGAAGCCCGAGCGGGCCCGGCTGGCGCTGTACCTGGGCCACCTGCACGCCCTGTATGGCGACGCGGCCCTGGCCGAACTGGGCGCGGCGCTGCGCGAGGCCCGCACCCTGGACCCCGCGCGGCGCGACGACCCGCTATATCTGGCCCTGGCGGCTGAACTTGACGCCCGCACGCGCGGCGGGGAGGCCGCCCCGCCGCCCCAGGGGGTGCGCGAGGGCCCGGACCCTGTCGCGCGCTTTCATGCCCTGTGCGCGCTGGCGCTGTCTGGTAAGCCCCAGGAGGCCCTGGACGTGCATGTGGGCAGCGCCGAGCTGCCGCAGCACCTGCGCTGGCGCCTGCGCTCCTGGGAGGCCGACGCCCACGAGAGCCTGGGCCAGAGCGCCGAGGCGGTGGGCCTGTATGCCGAAGCGGCCCACCTCGCCTCAGGGATGAACCGCGCAGTCATGCTGCAGGAGCAGGCCGCGCTGCACCTGCAACTGGGCCAGCCCGACGCCGCCAAGGCCGCGCTGGATCAGGCCCGGCCCCTGTACGCCGCCCGCCCCAGCCCCGATGAAGCCGAGGAGCAGGGCCTGAACCTCGCCACGTGGCACTACCTGCGCGCCCAGGCGCTGCTGAACCTGGGCCAGCCCTCGGGGGCGCACGACATGATCCGCGAGGCCGCGCGCCTGGAGGCGCAGCACGGCGACCCCAGCTACGGCGTGGCGCTGGTGCGCGGGCAGGTGCTGACCCACCTGGGCCAGACTGAACAGGCCCTGGACGCCTTTGCAGAGGCCCTGCGGCTGGCCGGCGAGGGGGACCGCCCGTACGCCAACCACGAACTGGGCGTGGCCCTCCTGGACCTGGACCGCCCGGTGGAGGCCCGCGAGAAGCTCGAAGCGGCCCTGTCAGACCCGGGGTACCCCTACCTGCCCGAGGTGCTGGCCGACATGGCCGAGTGCGATTACCGCCTGGGCCGCCTGCCCGAAGCGCAGCAGGAAGCCGAGCAGGCCCTGTCGCAGGGGGCCGTGATTCCGGCCAGCCTCGTGCTGGGCAGCGTGGCGCTGGACTATTTCCAGCTGGACGACGCCCTGGACCACTACGAGCGCGTCATTCGCGAGGCCGCCCCCGGCAGCCGTGACTGGCTGACCGCCTCGCAGATGGCGGCCGATGTGATGGCCCAGCAGGGCTTTCCCAACCCGGCCGCCGCCTATGCCTATGCCCAGCAGGCCCTGAGCCACACCCCCGAAAGCGACGACTGGCACGTGACCCTGCAAGAACACCTGCGCCGCGCCGGCGAGATGCTGGCCCAGCAGGGCGCGCAGGGTGGCCGAACGCTGAATTAG
- the lanKC gene encoding class III lanthionine synthetase LanKC, whose protein sequence is MPAPQVDPQAQFTAILRRLHVHPEFYEAFERYQPAPHLLRVAQSFVPVTCRIIQEAFWTHVKPLGAHSPMQGWKIHVSATHTNAEQVLELAGRVCVAAGVPFKFASDYQILDMLLSKGCSRGSSGKFMTIYPNTVAQCQQLLDELYEALRGQEGPYILSDRRYKDSKVLYYRYGGILPVTRQDVSGEQASYLLSPELEEVPDERTPYFQLPAWVTDPFQPPEPDEDLILGEGRFQVTDVLSHSNTGGVYLARDAQTGQQVIIKEARPHVNRSAQGHDALDHLRKEYRLLTQLSGTGLAPEPVAFFTEWEHAFLVQERLKGKTLHTHALRRSKVIRSDASAREIAAWRREVQALAAGIVRLVAQLHRQGISFGDLSANNIMMLGWAQGRPRLKLIDFEAACEVGVDQPVNMFTPGYAPPSRSAQAGSSLSDDHFALGAVLMALLHPINALNGLKPTLYQDFGASLERDYALDPAYMAAIRTLTTPGAVPDLDDLARRLEPAQRGRSQPRPAILTEPQPLPSARLEHAAQDAIRYVLSVATPHRSDQLFPGGPQLSNPLTLDHGALGVALAVQAVSGEVPDWVREWISRQPLHGRYAPGYFSGLGGVTTALLRLNEPEAAARAFQVAGRGVHLFDQISLGLGACGYGLAALELHHATGEARYRQEAERIGEVLQATVSLQDDQATWPTFGTVRVGLAHGGSGAALFLLYLSRVTGRADFLDLGRQALNADLACGRRVDGKEALGFPDAVSGGILYPYLQSGSAGVGSVLLRYQNARPQPGDDDILRGIRAAVSQKYTLFPGLNMGLSGLGMYLLDVHAFQGDASALRDAHRAAEGTLLFGLPRQGGLAFPGDYLHRISADLGTGGAGVAVFLHRLAMGGASALFPDHLLAGPGGVRA, encoded by the coding sequence ATGCCCGCACCCCAGGTTGACCCCCAGGCCCAGTTCACCGCCATTTTGCGGCGCCTGCACGTTCACCCCGAATTTTACGAGGCGTTCGAGCGGTATCAGCCGGCGCCCCACCTGCTGCGGGTGGCGCAGAGCTTTGTTCCCGTCACCTGCCGCATCATTCAGGAAGCCTTCTGGACCCATGTGAAACCGCTGGGTGCGCACAGCCCCATGCAGGGCTGGAAAATTCATGTTTCGGCCACCCACACCAACGCTGAACAGGTTCTGGAGCTGGCCGGCCGGGTCTGCGTGGCAGCGGGCGTGCCCTTTAAGTTCGCCAGCGACTACCAGATTCTGGACATGCTGCTGTCCAAGGGCTGCTCGCGCGGTTCCAGCGGCAAATTCATGACCATTTACCCCAACACTGTGGCCCAGTGCCAGCAGCTCCTTGACGAGCTGTATGAGGCGCTGCGCGGCCAGGAAGGCCCCTACATTCTGTCGGACCGCCGCTACAAGGACAGCAAGGTGCTGTATTACCGCTACGGCGGCATTCTGCCTGTGACCCGTCAGGACGTGAGCGGGGAGCAGGCCTCCTACCTGCTGAGCCCGGAACTCGAAGAGGTGCCTGACGAACGCACGCCCTATTTTCAGCTGCCGGCCTGGGTCACAGACCCCTTTCAACCCCCCGAGCCCGATGAAGACCTGATTCTGGGTGAGGGCCGCTTTCAGGTGACGGACGTGCTGTCGCACTCCAATACCGGCGGGGTGTATCTGGCCCGTGACGCCCAGACCGGGCAGCAGGTCATCATCAAAGAAGCGCGCCCCCATGTGAACCGCTCGGCGCAGGGCCACGACGCTCTAGATCACCTGCGCAAGGAATACCGCCTGCTGACCCAGCTGAGTGGCACGGGGCTGGCCCCAGAGCCCGTGGCGTTTTTCACCGAGTGGGAGCATGCTTTTCTGGTTCAGGAGCGTCTGAAGGGCAAAACGCTGCACACGCACGCCCTGCGCCGCAGCAAGGTCATTCGCTCGGATGCCAGTGCCCGGGAGATTGCGGCGTGGCGGCGCGAGGTTCAGGCGCTGGCCGCCGGCATCGTCCGGCTGGTGGCACAGCTGCACCGGCAGGGCATCTCGTTCGGTGACCTCTCGGCCAACAACATCATGATGCTGGGCTGGGCCCAGGGCCGACCGCGCCTGAAACTCATTGATTTTGAAGCCGCCTGCGAAGTGGGTGTGGACCAGCCAGTCAATATGTTCACGCCCGGGTACGCCCCGCCGTCGCGCAGTGCACAGGCTGGTTCGTCGCTCAGCGATGACCACTTTGCCCTGGGAGCGGTGCTCATGGCGCTGCTGCATCCCATTAACGCCCTCAACGGCCTGAAACCCACCCTGTACCAAGACTTTGGTGCGTCGCTGGAGCGCGATTACGCTCTGGACCCAGCGTATATGGCCGCGATTCGCACCCTGACCACTCCCGGCGCCGTCCCCGATCTGGACGACCTGGCGCGCCGCCTGGAACCTGCGCAGCGCGGGCGCAGCCAGCCGCGCCCCGCCATCCTCACCGAGCCCCAGCCGCTGCCCAGTGCGCGTCTGGAACATGCGGCCCAGGACGCCATTCGTTATGTCCTCAGTGTGGCCACCCCCCACCGCAGCGACCAACTGTTTCCAGGCGGGCCGCAGCTGAGTAATCCTCTGACGCTGGACCACGGCGCGCTGGGGGTCGCCCTGGCGGTGCAGGCGGTCAGCGGCGAAGTCCCGGACTGGGTCCGCGAGTGGATCTCGCGCCAACCCCTGCATGGTCGCTACGCCCCGGGCTACTTTTCGGGCCTGGGTGGTGTGACGACTGCGCTGCTGCGCCTGAACGAACCAGAGGCCGCTGCCCGCGCCTTTCAGGTGGCCGGGCGCGGCGTGCACCTCTTCGATCAGATCTCGCTGGGGCTGGGGGCGTGCGGCTATGGCTTGGCGGCGCTGGAGTTGCACCACGCCACTGGCGAGGCCCGCTACCGCCAAGAGGCCGAGCGCATTGGGGAAGTGCTGCAGGCCACAGTCAGTCTTCAAGACGACCAGGCCACCTGGCCCACCTTCGGCACCGTGCGGGTGGGGCTGGCCCACGGTGGCAGCGGCGCGGCGCTGTTCTTGCTGTACCTCAGCCGGGTCACCGGGCGCGCTGACTTTCTGGACCTGGGCCGGCAGGCCCTCAACGCTGACCTGGCCTGCGGGCGGCGGGTGGACGGCAAAGAGGCCCTGGGCTTTCCCGACGCGGTCTCGGGCGGCATCCTGTACCCCTATTTGCAGAGTGGCAGCGCCGGGGTGGGCAGCGTGCTGCTGCGCTACCAGAACGCCCGCCCCCAGCCAGGAGACGACGACATCCTGCGCGGCATCCGTGCGGCGGTGAGTCAGAAATACACCCTCTTCCCAGGCCTGAATATGGGCCTGAGCGGTCTGGGCATGTACCTGCTGGACGTGCATGCTTTTCAGGGCGACGCCTCAGCGCTGCGCGACGCTCACCGCGCCGCTGAAGGGACGCTGCTCTTCGGCCTGCCGCGCCAGGGCGGCCTGGCCTTTCCTGGCGATTACCTGCACCGCATCAGCGCGGACCTGGGCACAGGCGGCGCAGGCGTGGCCGTCTTCCTGCACCGCCTGGCGATGGGCGGCGCAAGCGCCCTATTCCCCGATCATCTGCTGGCTGGCCCCGGCGGGGTGCGCGCGTGA
- a CDS encoding ABC transporter transmembrane domain-containing protein has product MSAPGHLRRDLAFVVGPHAQRFGLALGWTFAAATLLTLVNPLLTRWIFDVAVPGRQAGLLLGVAAVALVLLSGLRWLDYQYALFQQRLTNRMTTTLTARLLRAFYRLPAEQVAAHGEGYYAARTMSEVNEVVDPLVDMGVSLLRSVTVFVTALGTVLVLSWKLTLVLLLITPVLLLLSRYFAAHLHTNAQDVQERTARQQAVHTAAIAAYRATRTFGLEERAAAQVLGALGERLSSLYTLSRHTGLYQTLSRISLGVAEFAVVVAGGLAIIATSLTLGGLMAYMAAFWLAVNAAQSLIDLIPELSVLRAGIGRLRELDEAPGTPEQASGDLYWQGVSCGQGDVTVLEGVTVRVPQGSRTLICGPNGSGKSTLALTALGLLAPQLGTLTRPARVSGLVEPVVFPPLPLSDLLEGTDAVRREALVQTLGLDSLLHQPYSDLSLGQKKKVALLMTLLKPADLYVFDEPLANLDDDTQQLALELMLRETRGHTLLAVMHDAERVAAHFDLRLEVGGGEVKARPQVLNSATCEPTPGAFAAQPAPA; this is encoded by the coding sequence GTGAGCGCCCCCGGTCATCTGCGCCGCGACCTCGCCTTTGTGGTGGGACCCCACGCCCAGCGCTTTGGCCTGGCCCTGGGCTGGACCTTCGCCGCCGCCACGCTGCTGACCCTGGTCAATCCTCTGCTGACCCGCTGGATTTTCGATGTGGCTGTCCCTGGGCGCCAGGCCGGGCTGCTGCTGGGGGTGGCGGCCGTGGCGCTGGTCCTGCTCAGCGGCCTGCGCTGGCTGGATTATCAGTACGCCCTGTTTCAGCAGCGTTTGACCAACCGCATGACCACCACCCTGACGGCCCGGCTGCTGCGCGCCTTCTACCGCCTGCCGGCCGAACAGGTGGCGGCCCACGGTGAGGGCTACTACGCCGCGCGCACCATGTCTGAGGTCAATGAGGTCGTCGATCCACTCGTGGATATGGGCGTGAGCCTGCTGCGCTCTGTCACGGTCTTCGTCACGGCCCTGGGCACAGTCCTGGTGCTGTCGTGGAAACTCACGTTGGTGCTGCTGCTGATCACGCCCGTGCTGCTGCTGCTCTCGCGCTACTTTGCGGCCCACCTGCATACCAATGCCCAGGACGTGCAGGAGCGCACGGCCCGGCAGCAGGCGGTGCACACAGCCGCCATTGCGGCCTACCGCGCCACCCGCACGTTCGGCCTTGAGGAACGCGCGGCGGCGCAGGTTCTGGGCGCCCTGGGCGAGCGCCTCAGCAGTCTCTATACCCTCAGCCGGCACACCGGGCTGTACCAGACCCTCAGCCGGATCTCGCTGGGCGTTGCTGAATTCGCCGTGGTGGTGGCTGGAGGCCTGGCAATTATCGCCACCTCGCTGACGCTGGGGGGCCTGATGGCGTACATGGCAGCGTTCTGGCTGGCGGTGAATGCCGCTCAGTCACTCATCGACCTGATTCCCGAACTCAGCGTGCTGCGGGCCGGAATTGGGCGCCTGCGCGAGCTGGACGAGGCGCCCGGCACACCCGAGCAGGCCAGCGGCGACCTGTACTGGCAGGGGGTCAGCTGTGGGCAGGGAGATGTCACGGTCCTTGAGGGAGTCACTGTGCGCGTGCCCCAGGGCAGCCGCACCTTGATCTGTGGCCCCAATGGCAGCGGCAAGAGCACCCTGGCCTTGACTGCCCTGGGCCTGCTGGCCCCCCAACTGGGCACTCTGACCCGCCCGGCACGGGTGAGCGGCTTGGTCGAGCCGGTGGTCTTTCCCCCCCTCCCCCTGAGCGACCTGCTGGAGGGCACCGATGCCGTGCGGCGCGAGGCGCTGGTTCAGACCCTGGGACTGGACAGTCTGCTGCACCAGCCCTACAGCGACCTCTCGCTGGGGCAGAAGAAGAAGGTGGCCCTGCTGATGACCCTGCTCAAGCCCGCCGATCTCTATGTGTTCGACGAACCGCTGGCCAACCTGGACGACGACACGCAGCAGCTGGCCCTTGAACTGATGTTACGTGAAACGCGGGGCCATACCCTGCTGGCCGTGATGCACGACGCCGAGCGCGTCGCCGCGCATTTCGACTTGCGGCTGGAAGTGGGCGGCGGCGAGGTGAAGGCCCGGCCCCAAGTACTCAACTCCGCCACCTGTGAGCCGACTCCGGGAGCCTTCGCAGCACAACCTGCTCCTGCCTGA
- a CDS encoding MalT transcriptional regulator family protein: MPPASPPLHARAAIPKALPHEVVRQAALERLSQVHTPCTVLLAASGYGKSTLLAQYARSTRRRVAWLTASTGDCEVQQLMQSLNRAFAGRSSVEVPAAYCASLDGFAQELVRQWGQEDLLDLIIDHAERISGLHGAFLASVVDMMPEGHRLILAGYDLHGFPLARLSAAGQVDVLTQAQLRFSPEETARYMEARDCPELAAPLQQATDGWPVGLALGVLDPGRHVDADDLLRDVLATLPPPIQVALPDLALLEEWNEASPGGLGVAMPDHWLVTVRGAGLPLTPLGRGLYRPHGLLLGLLRRQLERDPARARTRYTQAAQQAMRAGDLLSAARFAALAGDETLLEHAAARLFPTLRSNLEFALLTETTALHPGTPPLWWQEYAAIARIETGEVAAGLQDLHALQRAGQLGALGYAALSLQAARAGDLDAQLRYAEEGLNHPDAHLHPHLNLQKASALISLGRLEEGLSVTGHLVAEARRRAAPLDEANSLNYHQYALQMLRRWDEQETALERARTLFHDNGRPASALQIDTKRIDTQLLQGRLEEAEALLRQSLAQAERSQPVHLPALYQSRARLLMARGQWPEAAQALQAAQQVVERQGLHVMRPFLHFNTFDLYAAQGETALAEAHYQQGLDTATLPMFRERLTPLYTGLRAFDQGDDVAARRALTHMAESGVDRAHVLRAHLLLLALDARAGRLNPAQLEALVPALRGVDLQVLCAADQVRLRPLMARLGTQNAHFLRGMEQVPVLPQQPTFELHVGRYIECRLEGRVLKLPLAKSGELLVWLLWHGSGTLNELRSDLWDGSRDPRHHEYFRVVVRRLRALFREAAPLEVDPLPYLHGRYQLHPDLPITCNLLEAREQARNGQCRALLILRPQDLLSDVDADWAQQIRDTLSQEQVQTLGTVESTVAQQDPAQAIAVLREAVRVHHDQEAFHLSLIRVLTRWQPDQAPAAYQAYAQMLDQQFGTAPDPTLRRELQDLGLRV, translated from the coding sequence ATGCCCCCGGCTTCTCCGCCCCTGCATGCCAGGGCGGCCATCCCCAAGGCGCTACCGCATGAAGTGGTGCGGCAGGCGGCGCTGGAACGGCTGTCCCAGGTCCATACCCCCTGCACCGTACTGCTGGCCGCGAGCGGGTACGGCAAATCCACACTGCTGGCCCAGTACGCGCGCAGCACCCGGCGGCGGGTGGCCTGGCTGACCGCCAGCACCGGCGACTGTGAGGTCCAGCAGCTGATGCAGAGCCTCAACCGGGCCTTCGCGGGCCGCAGCAGCGTGGAGGTGCCGGCGGCTTACTGCGCGTCGCTGGACGGCTTTGCTCAGGAACTTGTGCGGCAGTGGGGCCAGGAAGACCTGCTGGACCTGATTATTGACCACGCCGAGCGCATCAGCGGGCTGCACGGGGCCTTTTTGGCCAGTGTGGTGGACATGATGCCCGAGGGCCACCGCTTGATTCTGGCGGGCTACGACCTGCACGGCTTTCCGCTGGCACGCCTGAGTGCAGCGGGGCAGGTGGACGTGCTAACCCAGGCGCAGCTGCGGTTTTCCCCCGAAGAAACAGCGCGTTACATGGAGGCCCGGGACTGTCCGGAACTGGCGGCGCCGCTGCAGCAGGCCACCGATGGCTGGCCGGTGGGACTGGCTCTGGGTGTTCTGGACCCTGGGCGCCATGTCGACGCCGACGATCTGCTGCGTGACGTGCTGGCAACCCTGCCCCCACCAATTCAGGTGGCGCTGCCCGATCTGGCGCTGCTAGAGGAATGGAACGAGGCGAGTCCTGGTGGGCTGGGGGTGGCGATGCCCGACCACTGGCTGGTCACTGTGCGCGGGGCGGGCCTGCCCCTGACACCACTGGGGCGTGGCCTGTACCGGCCTCATGGCCTGCTCCTGGGCCTGCTGCGCCGGCAGCTGGAGCGCGATCCGGCCCGGGCCCGCACCCGCTATACCCAGGCTGCCCAGCAAGCCATGCGGGCGGGTGACCTGCTCAGTGCGGCGCGCTTTGCCGCTCTGGCCGGTGATGAAACGCTGCTGGAACATGCCGCTGCCCGCCTGTTTCCCACGCTGCGCTCCAACCTGGAATTCGCCTTGCTGACCGAAACGACGGCGCTGCACCCAGGCACTCCCCCACTGTGGTGGCAGGAATACGCTGCGATTGCCCGCATTGAAACCGGAGAAGTGGCCGCTGGGCTTCAGGATTTGCATGCGTTGCAGCGCGCTGGACAGCTTGGCGCGCTGGGGTACGCGGCGCTGTCGCTGCAAGCGGCGCGCGCTGGCGATCTGGATGCCCAACTGCGCTACGCCGAGGAAGGCCTGAACCACCCCGACGCCCACCTGCACCCCCATCTGAATCTGCAAAAAGCTTCGGCTCTGATTTCTCTGGGGCGGCTGGAAGAGGGCCTGAGCGTGACGGGCCACCTGGTGGCCGAGGCGCGGCGCCGCGCCGCCCCGCTGGACGAAGCCAACAGCCTGAACTATCACCAGTACGCCCTGCAAATGCTGCGGCGCTGGGATGAGCAGGAAACGGCACTAGAGCGCGCCCGGACGTTGTTCCACGACAACGGGCGTCCGGCCAGCGCCCTGCAGATTGACACCAAGCGCATTGATACCCAGTTGCTCCAGGGACGGCTGGAAGAAGCCGAGGCCCTGCTGCGGCAGTCGCTGGCGCAGGCCGAGCGCAGTCAGCCGGTTCATCTGCCTGCCCTGTACCAGTCGCGCGCACGCCTGTTGATGGCGCGCGGACAGTGGCCAGAAGCGGCCCAGGCGTTGCAGGCGGCACAGCAGGTGGTGGAGCGGCAGGGTCTGCATGTGATGCGGCCCTTCTTGCACTTCAATACCTTCGACCTGTATGCCGCTCAGGGCGAAACGGCGCTGGCCGAGGCGCACTATCAGCAGGGGCTGGACACCGCGACCCTGCCCATGTTCCGTGAGCGACTGACGCCGCTGTACACCGGTCTGCGCGCGTTCGATCAGGGTGATGACGTGGCCGCCCGCCGGGCGCTGACCCACATGGCCGAATCGGGTGTGGACCGGGCCCACGTGTTGCGCGCCCACCTGTTGCTGCTGGCGCTGGATGCCAGGGCAGGCCGGCTGAATCCTGCGCAGCTGGAAGCGTTGGTCCCCGCCCTGCGCGGCGTTGATCTTCAGGTGCTGTGCGCGGCTGATCAGGTTCGGCTCCGCCCGCTGATGGCCCGGCTGGGCACCCAGAATGCTCATTTCCTGCGCGGCATGGAGCAGGTGCCAGTCCTGCCCCAGCAGCCAACCTTTGAACTGCATGTGGGGCGGTATATCGAGTGCCGTCTGGAAGGACGGGTGCTGAAGTTGCCGCTGGCTAAATCGGGCGAACTGCTGGTCTGGCTGCTCTGGCACGGCAGCGGCACCCTCAACGAATTGCGGAGCGATCTCTGGGACGGCTCACGCGATCCCCGGCACCACGAATACTTCCGGGTGGTGGTGCGGCGCCTGCGCGCGCTGTTCAGGGAAGCCGCGCCCCTGGAGGTAGATCCGCTGCCCTACCTGCATGGGCGCTACCAGTTGCATCCCGATCTGCCGATCACCTGCAACCTCCTGGAAGCCCGGGAACAGGCGCGCAACGGCCAGTGCCGGGCGCTGCTGATCCTGCGCCCGCAGGACCTGCTGAGCGATGTGGACGCAGACTGGGCGCAGCAGATTCGCGACACCCTGAGCCAGGAGCAGGTGCAGACGCTGGGCACCGTGGAAAGCACCGTGGCTCAGCAGGACCCAGCCCAGGCCATCGCGGTGTTGCGCGAGGCTGTGAGGGTGCACCACGACCAGGAAGCCTTCCACCTGAGCCTGATTCGCGTGCTGACCCGCTGGCAACCCGATCAGGCGCCGGCAGCGTATCAGGCGTACGCCCAGATGCTGGACCAGCAATTTGGGACAGCGCCGGACCCCACCCTGCGCCGGGAACTTCAAGACCTGGGCCTGCGCGTGTAG
- a CDS encoding WD40 repeat domain-containing protein: protein MTPKTPFAALLGLALTLGSAASALSLSDPKVYTVPGANSRVAAFLPGGQVAVNADNGVLILDQNLKTVRSWYTLQDEVTGLVASPDGARVAAMTRRRWSVWDTATGREVRSGQSTYDTRLGFDAQGNLLVLDDGTLYRVTIASGQRQSVLGDGDLYDIAVSPDGTLLVALYEDQVELVRLTSGEVLAKAPVEGEPYEVAATFAPGGETAVVRLDEQALLLRAGQAATALEGGEDLSARGSVVFLNPQQFVYALYGEGQLYDAQSGETVGDPLEFDAAGPLVAGPDGTVLSLGRSVGRLSTANLGAPARPQVTLPSSNTLVGAFVGGVPHAGVNEFINLKTGTALNVGARTIWSAEAAGDSVWTLGGVTVNVYRAGKITRLETLDEDAEYETLRTSPGGQLAAVSGYYGAALLDGRSGKLLGKVTESQLKVEDIHGAVPTLDGKGLIITPHEGDPFRYDLATKKRTPVFKLPADAEVYDLQQSPGGTLAVLYGTEKDDRIALIKPGATTAFKTLVATRAVRALRFSPDGKLLAVLTSDAQNALQLYDTATGALLTRTGAFGMQTSLLVWNAGGTELLVGSGLLGQSGSATVYTVKR from the coding sequence ATGACGCCCAAGACCCCGTTTGCTGCCCTGCTGGGCCTCGCCCTGACGCTGGGCAGCGCCGCCAGCGCCCTGAGCCTCTCGGACCCCAAGGTGTACACCGTGCCCGGGGCCAACAGCCGCGTGGCCGCCTTTCTGCCCGGCGGGCAGGTGGCCGTGAACGCCGATAACGGGGTGCTGATTCTGGACCAGAACCTCAAGACCGTGCGCAGCTGGTACACCCTGCAAGACGAGGTGACCGGACTGGTGGCCAGCCCCGACGGCGCGCGGGTGGCCGCCATGACGCGCCGCCGCTGGTCGGTGTGGGACACGGCCACCGGCCGCGAGGTGCGCAGCGGCCAGAGCACCTACGACACCCGGCTGGGCTTTGACGCTCAGGGCAACCTGCTGGTGCTGGACGACGGCACCCTGTACCGGGTGACCATCGCCAGCGGGCAGCGCCAGTCGGTGCTGGGCGACGGCGACCTGTACGACATCGCCGTGAGCCCCGACGGCACCCTGCTGGTGGCCCTGTACGAGGATCAGGTGGAACTGGTGCGCCTGACCAGCGGCGAGGTGCTGGCCAAGGCCCCGGTGGAGGGCGAGCCCTACGAGGTGGCGGCCACTTTTGCCCCCGGCGGCGAGACGGCGGTGGTCCGGCTGGACGAACAGGCTCTGCTGCTGCGCGCCGGGCAGGCGGCCACCGCGCTGGAAGGCGGCGAGGACCTCTCGGCGCGTGGCAGCGTGGTGTTCCTGAACCCGCAGCAGTTCGTGTATGCCCTGTACGGCGAAGGCCAGCTGTACGACGCCCAGAGCGGCGAGACCGTTGGTGACCCCCTGGAGTTCGATGCCGCCGGGCCCCTGGTGGCCGGCCCCGACGGCACGGTGCTGTCGCTGGGCCGCAGCGTGGGCCGCCTGAGCACCGCCAACCTGGGCGCCCCGGCGCGCCCCCAGGTGACCCTGCCGTCCAGCAACACGCTGGTGGGCGCCTTCGTGGGGGGCGTGCCGCACGCCGGGGTGAATGAGTTCATCAACCTGAAGACGGGCACGGCGCTGAACGTGGGCGCCCGCACCATCTGGTCGGCCGAGGCGGCTGGGGACAGCGTGTGGACCCTGGGGGGTGTCACGGTCAACGTGTACCGCGCGGGTAAGATCACGCGGCTGGAGACCCTGGACGAGGACGCCGAGTACGAAACGCTGCGCACCTCGCCGGGCGGCCAGCTGGCGGCAGTGAGCGGCTATTACGGCGCGGCGCTGCTGGACGGCCGCAGCGGCAAGCTGCTGGGCAAGGTCACCGAGTCGCAGCTGAAGGTGGAAGACATCCACGGCGCCGTGCCCACCCTGGACGGCAAGGGCCTGATCATCACCCCGCACGAGGGCGATCCTTTCCGCTACGATCTGGCCACCAAAAAGCGCACGCCAGTCTTCAAGCTGCCCGCCGACGCGGAGGTCTATGACCTGCAGCAGAGCCCCGGCGGCACCCTGGCCGTGCTGTACGGCACCGAGAAGGATGACCGCATTGCCCTGATCAAGCCCGGCGCCACCACCGCCTTTAAAACCCTGGTCGCCACCAGGGCCGTGCGCGCCCTGCGCTTCAGCCCCGACGGCAAGCTGCTGGCCGTGCTGACCAGCGACGCGCAAAACGCCCTGCAGCTGTACGACACCGCCACTGGCGCCCTGCTGACGCGCACCGGCGCCTTTGGCATGCAGACCTCGCTGCTGGTGTGGAACGCCGGCGGCACCGAACTGCTGGTGGGCTCGGGCCTGCTGGGCCAGAGCGGCAGCGCCACGGTGTACACGGTCAAGCGGTAA